Sequence from the Streptomyces kaniharaensis genome:
TGATGTTTCGGCAGTCGACCTCCACATGGTCGGCATCATCCTCATGGCGGTCGGAGCGCTGGGAGTCATCCTGTTCCTCGGCCTGGTGTACCGGGGCCGCTACATGGTCCGGGACCACATAGTCGATGAGCCTCCGGTGGAGCGTCGCCGCGACGAACGTCTGTGAGGCTTCGCAACCACGGAAGGTGAGACCTCGCCAACGACGGGAAGAACGACTCTGCCGTTGTGCAGCGCATGACCGATCAAGCTGACCGCAGGGGCGCGCCGGTGCCAATGGTGTGGGCGCTCGTGGTAACGGGTCCAGGCCGGGTGTCCGGCCTGGAC
This genomic interval carries:
- a CDS encoding DUF6458 family protein, coding for MGLGVSIFLLAAGVILAFAVKRDVSAVDLHMVGIILMAVGALGVILFLGLVYRGRYMVRDHIVDEPPVERRRDERL